The genomic segment CGGCCCCCGGGCTTTTCGGAATCCGCGGTTTCCACGCAACTACCGCCAGGGTTATTGCGGCATTGGATGACGGCATCCTCCGGATGGATCATCAAGGGGCGTGCCGTGAAGGAGGACCATCAACAGAATCGGAGAAAAGGGTGGAAGGTGAAGACATGATGTCCCGAAAGTCCCGCCGGTGACAGAGTGGACCGGTGTGGGCAACACGCCGGAAAGAGCACACGACTGCAGAATACTGTTGACTTAAGAAGGCTTTATATTATCCAATATATAACGGTTATTGCACTCAGAATTATAGTCACGCAGTATACCTGTCGTTGTCCCTATCGATCAAATACATATGGGTTCAGCGGGATAACAATTGGGATCTATGAACAAATTGTACGGAAGAATATCGCAATTGACGACATCAGGCAATATGACGCTGGTGGATATTGACGTGAGCGGGACGCAGATGACCGCCATTACCATCGGGACACCCGAGAAGGTCAGGTACCTGCGGACCTCGAGCAATATTGAATTGCTGTTCAATGAATCGGAAGTCTCGATAGGAAAGCTGACAGATGGACAGATAAGCCTTTGCAACCAGCTGCAGTGTATCATCGACGACCTTATCCCCGGAAAAATATTTAGCCAGGTAATTCTTTCTTTTCACGGAGAGCATTTGACTTCACTGATAACAACAAGGTCGGTTAAGAGACTGAACCTGGAAACGGGGGACCGTGTAACGGCTTTTATCAAAACAAACGAAGTATTATTAAAGGAACCCGATGAGGCCGGGAATGGAGATTGAATTATCCGTAAGGAAGAAGCTCTTCACCGCAACGGGCGAATTTACATTTAAAGCCGATCTTCAGATCAACAACGGTGAAATAGTATCTTTTTTCGGACCATCGGGCGTAGGCAAAACAACGATGCTGCGCATTATTGCCGGGCTGACCGATGCCGACGAAGGATTTGTAAAAGTCGGCGGGCAGTTCTGGCTTGACACGGCAGACGGCACAAACTTACCGCCCCGAAAACGCAAAGTCGGTTTTGTATTCCAGCATTATGCCCTCTTCCCGAATATGAGCGTTCGCGAGAATCTGCAGTTTGCCCAGAAGAACGTCGACAAGCAGCATCTTGACGAGCTCCTTGAGATATTCGGGCTGGTCAATCTGCAGCACCGCAAGCCGGGGGTGCTTTCGGGGGGGCAGAATCAGAGAGTAGCCCTGGCACGTGCGCTGGCGCGCAAACCGGATCTGCTGCTGCTCGACGAGCCTCTTTCCGCGCTGGACATTGAGATGAGAAGTTCCCTTCAGGACGAAATCCTCCATGTCCACAAACTGTGGGGAATCACTACAATCCTCGTCAGCCACGATCTGCCGGAGGTATTCAAGCTATGCAACCGGGTGATAACATTTAACAACGGACGTGTCACGGACGACGGCAATCCTTATGATATTTTCGCCAACTATAAGATAAGCGGTAAACTCCAATTCGTTGCCGAAGTGCTGAAAGTTGAAAAAGAAGATGTCGTGGATATACACACTTTACTGATAGGCAACTCTCCTGTCAAGATTGCCGTCTGCAACAACCGGCAGGCATCATTTCTACCGGGCGACAAGGTGCTGGTGATCTCCAAGGCCTTTAACCCGATCATTCAAAAACTCAATTCCAAGGAAAACGGGAGGTAATGAACAAAATGAGAAAGAGACATATTTTTTG from the Syntrophorhabdaceae bacterium genome contains:
- a CDS encoding TOBE domain-containing protein; translated protein: MNKLYGRISQLTTSGNMTLVDIDVSGTQMTAITIGTPEKVRYLRTSSNIELLFNESEVSIGKLTDGQISLCNQLQCIIDDLIPGKIFSQVILSFHGEHLTSLITTRSVKRLNLETGDRVTAFIKTNEVLLKEPDEAGNGD
- a CDS encoding ATP-binding cassette domain-containing protein, which gives rise to MEIELSVRKKLFTATGEFTFKADLQINNGEIVSFFGPSGVGKTTMLRIIAGLTDADEGFVKVGGQFWLDTADGTNLPPRKRKVGFVFQHYALFPNMSVRENLQFAQKNVDKQHLDELLEIFGLVNLQHRKPGVLSGGQNQRVALARALARKPDLLLLDEPLSALDIEMRSSLQDEILHVHKLWGITTILVSHDLPEVFKLCNRVITFNNGRVTDDGNPYDIFANYKISGKLQFVAEVLKVEKEDVVDIHTLLIGNSPVKIAVCNNRQASFLPGDKVLVISKAFNPIIQKLNSKENGR